In the genome of Thermoanaerobaculum aquaticum, the window GGGGATTAACACCAACGTCACAGTGGACGGCGTGGACTACAACAACGCCTTCTTCGGTGGCCAGTACGGCACTGCCGAAGGACGGGCACCCCTGGCCATTTCCCAGGAGTCCATTAAGGAGTTTGCGGTGATCACCAACGGTGCTTCCGCCGAGTTTGGCCGCTCGGGCGGCGGTTTCGTCAACGTGATTACCAAGAGCGGCACCAACGACTACCACGGTTCCGCTTTTTACTACTGGCAGCCCCAGGATCTCGCCTCCGATCCGCCGGTGGGCGAAAAGCTGGACCAGGAGAAGAAGCAGTTCGGCGGCTCCTTCGGCGGCGCCTTTATGAAGGACAAGCTCTTCTTCTTCACCTCTTACGACCAGCAAGACCAGAGCTTGACGATCCCCATTGACCCCCGGGTGCTGGACGCCGACATCTTTGCGAAGTACCCGGTGCTGGCCTCCCCGCCGCAGTACGTGCAAACCCGCGACGGGCGGGTGCTTTTTACCCGCTTTGACTTCTTTGCAAGCCCCCAGCACCGCTTCATGGCCCGCATGAACTACGGGGACTACGAGGGGATCAACGGTACCTCCACCAGCCCCACCCGTACCGAGTCCTACAACGGCATCGAGGGGATGTTCTCCCGTTCCTACGTGGCCTCCTATTCCGGTACCTGGTCCGATAACCTGCTCAACGACTTCAACTTCCAGTACGTTTTGGAGGACACGCCCCGGCGGGATAAGGGGCTGGGCTTGCCGGACATTCAGGTGCGGGGCATCGGCAACTACGGGGAGGTGAGCTTCCTGCCCATTACCTCCACCGCCGACCGCACCACCATCTTTGACACCGTCACTTACATGTGGCAGGACCACGTGTTCAAGGGCGGTTTTGAGTACAACGACACCTCCATTGACCAGATCTTCAAGGGCAACTGGCGGGGGGTCTTCATCTTCAACAACAAGGCCGACTTTTTGGCCGGCAAGTGGTCCGAATACCGGCAGTTCGGCGGTCTGCAGGGCTTGACCGCCGATGAGGCCGGTCGCTCCAACTTTGGGCAAAAGGAGTACGCGGCGTTCCTGCAAGACCAATGGTTCATTTCCCCCCAGCTCACGCTCACCTTGGGATTGCGGTGGGAACGGCTGGATAACCCCGACTTCCCGATCCTGAACCTGCGGGAGCAAAATCCCGACGGCACCTACAAGCTCAACGGCAAGATCCCCGATGAGGATAACCAGTGGTCGCCCCGCATCGGTGTTTCCTGGGCCCCGGCTCCCAAAACCGCGGTGCGCTTTTCGGCCGGCCGCTTCTGGAGCCGTACACCGGCCCTGCTTTGGGCGCAAACCAACACCTCCAACGGCTTGAAGGGCACCCAGTACCTGATCTTCGCCCAGCGGGACAACCGCGGCAACGTCATTGGGCCACCCACCGACCCGCTGGCTCCCGGCTGGGGCTCCGCCTGGGATCCTCACGGCGTCGAGCGGGTGGACTTCTCCTCCATTCCCATCCCCCGCGGCGTGGGGGTGTTTACGGTGGACCCCAACTTCCGCAACCCCTACACGGACCGCGTCACCCTGGAGTTTGAGCGGGAGCTCTTTGCCAACACCGCCGCTTCCTTGAGCATCACCTACGCCGAGTCCAAGCACCTGGAGCGGCTTACCGATGCTAACCTCCGGTACGATGGCACCACCTCCGCCAACGGCCTGCCCCACTACGACCGCAACCGTCCCAACCCGGCCTACGGCCGCGTTACCGTGTACACCTCCGATGCCCGTTCCAAGTACTGGGGGATCAGCTTGCTCCTGCAGCGCCGGTTTGTGGAGCGCTTCTTCGGCATGCTGTCGGTGACCTGGTCCGAGGACAAGGACAACGACTCCAACGAGCGCAACTTTGCGGGGCTCTTTGCCGAGGACAAGAACAACCTGGATTTGAACTGGGGCTGGGCCGACCGCGACCAGCGGTGGAAGATTGCCGCCAACGGGACCTGGAACACGCCGTGGTGGGGGATTTCCCTCTCCGGTTTGTTCCGCTTTGCCACCGGCCAGCCCTACACCGCCTTTGCGGGCGCCGATCTTAACGGTGACCAGGACTCCGGGACTGACCGTCCCACGGTGGGCGGCAAGCACTTCCCCCGCAACAGCTTCCGCCAGCCGGACACGTGGTCTTTGGACCTGCGCCTGCAAAAGACCTTTGACATCAAGGGCTTTAAGCTGGCGGCCATTGCCGAGTGCTTTAACTGCACCGATCGCGAGGAGTACACGGTGACCAACACCATTTGGGGCACGGGGGAAACGCCGCGCTCCACCTTTGGCGCCAAGTCCTACACCGGCACGCCGCGCACCATTCAGCTGGCCATCCGCCTGGACTTCTAGCAGCCGCAAGCTGCACTGGAACCGGGGGGCGCTTCGGCGCCCCCCTTTTCTTTCACCGGGATGGACACCCGCCGGCGCGTTCTGAAAACTTTTCAGGCAGGTGGCTCGAGAGCAGCTCCCCATTGAAACATTTTCGAGCTAGTACGAAAGCTTGTGAGCAATTTTTGTCACTGCGGCAAGGGCCTTGACAGGCTTTCTGGGGCCACCTTAGCTTGGTGCCAGGAAAAGGAGGGGGCTATGCGAAAGGCACTAACAGCATTTTTGGTTTTGACGATGGCAAGCGGAGCTTTTGCCGCGGTACAGCAAGCCCCGCGCCACGAGCAGGAGGGGATCCTCTCGGGCATGGAGCTGTCGCTGGCGTCCTTCGACGAACGGGGCGTTCCCACCTTCCTCGCCGGCAACCTCGGCCAGGTTTCTGGGGGCGATCCGGTTGGAGCTTCGCTCGCCTTTCTGGAAGAAAAGCGGGCGGTATTTCTTGCCACGGGCCAGGAAGAGTTTGCCTTCAATCGGGTCCAGGAAGATGAGCTCGGGCAAATCCACGTGCGCTTCCAGCAGACGTTTCAGGGCCGACCGGTGGTAGGTGCCGAGCTCATCGTGCACCTGGAGGCAGCCTCCGGAAAGGTTTTGGCCATCAACGGGAAGTTCGTGCCTGCGTCGGAAATACCGACGCAACCTCTCCTGGAAGCAGAAACCGCCCTGCAAGCGGCCGCCCCGGCGGCGGGAATTGCCTCGGGAACGGTAGTGACGGCCCCCGAGCTGGTGTATGTACCTACCGATGAGGGCCTGCGGCTGGCCTGGCAAGCGACGGTGGCCTATGAGAGGGATGGAGAACCTTACCTCGATCGGGTTTACGCGGATAGCGATACCGGTGAGTTCCTGGGGGCAGAGGGCCTCCTTCACCGTGCCCTGTACCGCAAGATCTACACCGCCAACAACGGCACGTCCTTGCCCGGCACCTTGATGTTTGTGGAAGGTGGGTCCTCTTCGGACACCACCGCCATGGCCGCCTACAACAACTCGGGCATTACGTACAACTACTACAAGACCAAGTTCAACCGCGACTCCTACGACAACGCCGGTGCCCAGTTGATTTCCACGGTTCACTATGGCAGCAACTACAACAACGCTTTCTGGAACGGCTCGCAAATGGTCTATGGGGACGGTGATGGCACAACGTTCGGACCCTTTGCCAAAGCCCTGGACGTGGTGGCCCACGAGCTCACCCATGCGGTCACCGACCGCACGGCCGGGCTTGCCTACCAGAACGATTCCGGCGCTCTCAACGAAGCCATGTCCGACATTTTTGGCGCGGCCACCGAGGCGTACAGTGCGGGCGGTATCAGCTCCAACACATGGAAGATTGGCGAGGCCTGCTACACCCCCGCCACCGCAGGGGATGCCCTCCGTTACATGAACAACCCCACGGCTGACGGGTATTCAAGAGACTATTACCCGGAGCGGCTTTACGCCTACAACTGCACGCCATCCTCCAGCAACGACTACTGCGGGGTGCACGGTAACTCCGGCGTTGCCAACCTGGCCTTCTACCTGATGGTCAGCGGTGGCAGCCATCCCCGGGCCAAGACCTCCATTGCCGTAACCTCGATTGGGCTTTCCCGGGCCGAGCAGATCTTTTACCGGGCCCTTACCGTCTATCTGACCTCCTCCAGCACCTACGTGGGAGCCCGCAACGCCACCGCGCAGGCAGCTACCGACCTTTACGGCTCCACCTATGCCACCTATGTGCATAAAGCTTGGGACGCGGTTGGCGTGCCTGGCGGACCGGTGAACATGAATGAGACCGAGTCCAACGGCTCGCTCTCCACCGCAAACACCATCGGCACCAACGGCACCAACCTCCAGGGCTTCGTCGGCAGCTCCACCGACAACGATTACTTCAAGATCGGCGTGCCGGCGGGTAAGACCCTGGTGGTGTTCATGACGCCCCCCAGCACCAAGGACTACGAGCTTTACCTTTACAACAGCTCGGGAACCACCCTGGCCTCCAGCACTTACGGAACCGGTGTGAGGGAGCAGGTAATCTGGAAGAACACAGGGACGGCTACGGCCTACGTGTACGCCCGGGTCTACGGGTACAGCGGAGCCTACTCCACGACCTCGCCGTACTACCTAAAGGTGATTTGGTAAGGGGATTGGTCGCGGGGTTTAGGCACGCGTAACAGCTGCTTAACAACACCAAGAGGGGCGCTTCGGCGCCCCTTTTCCTTTTGCGCGAGGGGCTTGTGTAAAGTAGCGGCGTGGACTGGCTGGTTTTGGCGGTGTTTGTGGCGGTTTACCTGGGCATGTTCCTGGGTGAGCTGCCGGGCCTGGCTTTGGACCGCACCGGCGTGGCGGTGTTGGGCGCCATTGCCCTGGTTGCCAGCGGCCGGGTCACGCCGGAAATGGCGTGGCAAGCGGTGGATGTCCCCACGTTGGCGCTTTTGGCCGGGCTCATGGTGGTTTCCGCGCAGTTTCGCCTGGCCGGGTTTTACACGTTTATTGCCCGGCGGCTGGCTTCAGCGGCGGTGGCGCCCCCCGTGCTGTTGGCCTGGCTGTTGGTAGTCGTCGCGGTGCTTTCGGCTTTTCTCGTGAACGACATCGTGTGCTTGGCCATGGCTCCCATCTTGGTGGAAGGGTGCGCCCGCCGGGGCTTGGACCCGGTGCCTTTTCTTTTGGGGCTTGCCTGTGCCGCCAACATCGGTTCCGCCGCCACGCTCATGGGCAACCCTCAAAACATGCTCATCGCCCAGAAGCTCCACCTGGGGTTTTTGTCCTACCTGGGTTTGGCTTTCCCGGTGGTGATTCTGAGCCTGGCTGCTTGCTGGCTGGTGCTGGTACTCCAGCAAAAAGGCCAGTGGTTCGCCCACACGCCCATACCCGCCATCACGGCCCGGGAGCTGTCCCGCTGGCAAGCGGCTAAGGGGCTCGTGGTGTTAGGCGCGGTGGTGCTGGCGTTTAGCGTGACCCCCTGGCCCCGGGAAATCGTGGCGGTCACCGCGGCAGGGCTGTTGCTCACCTCAAGGAGAATGGCCTCCCGGGAGATGCTGGGGCTGGTGGACTGGCAGCTCTTGGCGCTTTTTGTGGGGCTTTTTGTGGTGAACCACGCCTTTGCGGTGGAGGGGTGGATGGCGGCAGCTTTGAGCAAGCTTTCCGGCTGGGGCCTGGATCTCTCGCAACCGGCAGTGCTTTTCCTTTCCGCCGCGGCGCTTTCCAACCTGGTTTCCAACGTTCCTGCGGTGATGTTGCTCTTGCCTTCTGCCACCTATCCGGCCGCAGGACCTATCCTGGCTTTGGCTTCCACCCTGGCGGGCAACTTGCTGGTGGTGGGCAGCATCGCCAACATCATCGTGGTGGAGCAAGCGGCGCAACTGGGGGTCGGGATTTCAGCCCGAGACCACGCTCGGGTGGGGGTGCCGGTGAGCCTCATCACGCTTTTCCTCGCCTTAGCTTGGGTTTTGCTGGCGTTTTGACCCGGACCCCCTTGACAACTGGAAAAGAAGGTTTACCTTTCGCGCCATGGAGCTAGACTCGGCTACCGAAAAGCCTCCAAGTAGTAGCCTCGGAAAGCTGCTCATCTCTCCTTTCAACGGCAGTGCCTTTTTCTCGGGACAGGTGAGGTGCGAACAGCTTTCCTAAGCTCGCCGTTTACTTTACAAGCCGTCATTCGGTTCCACCTGGAGTTTCCCCCCGTGGACTGGAGTGAGGCTAGGGAGGAACACGTTCATGCTTGAGGCACAGGCGTTCCCATCGGCAACCCAGCAGTTTGTAAGCCGCGAAGCCATCTGTGCGGTGTTCGGGGAGACCTACGATCCGGTTTCCTGGCAAGACTGGCGTTGGCAGATGCGCCACCGCCTCCACCGGCTGGACCAGTTTGAGAAGCTCTTGAGCTTGACCCCAGCCGAGCGGGTGGGGTTGACCATGGCTTCCCAGCGCTTTGCGGTGGCGGTTACCCCCCACTTTGCGGCGCTCATGGACTCCGAGGACCCCAACTGCCCCATCCGCAAGCAGGTGATCCCCCGGGAAGAGGAGCTGGTGGCCGCTCCCGGGGACTTGGTGGACCCCTGCGGGGAAGACCAGCACATGGTGGTGGAGGGATTGGTGCACCGCTACCCGGACCGGGTGCTGCTGCTGGCCCAGGATGCCTGCGCGGCGTACTGCCGGTACTGCACCCGCTCGCGCCTGGTGGCGCAAGGGGACTTAAACGCCTTACCCAAGCGGCTGGAGGCCATTTTGGATTACCTCCGCGCCCATCCCGAGGTGCGGGACGTGCTGATTTCCGGCGGCGATCCCCTGCTTTTCTCCGACGATCGGCTGGACGCTTTGCTTTCCGCCGTCCGCTCGGTGCCGTCGGTGGAGTTCGTGCGCCTGGGCAGCCGGGTCCCGGGCTTTCTCCCCCAGCGCATTACCTCGGAGCTGGCGGCGGTTCTCCGCAGGCACCGGGTCTGGCTTTCCTTGCACTTTTCCCACCCGCGGGAGCTAACCCCGGAGGTAGCGGCCGCTTGCGACACCCTGGCCGATGCCGGCGTCCCCTTGGGCAGCCAAACGGTGCTTTTGGCCGGCGTCAACGATGACGCCAACACCTTGCGGGAGCTGTTTACTGGCTTGCTCAAGCTGCGGGTGCGGCCTTACTACCTCTACCAGTGCGATCCGGTGCTGGGAACCTCGCACTTGCGCACCTCCATTGCCAAGGGGCTGGAAATTATGGGCCAGCTGCGCGGCTTTACCACCGGTTACGCGGTTCCCACCTACGTGGTGGATGCCCCGGGCGGCGGGGGCAAGATTCCCTTGCAACCGCCATCCGTGGTGGCCCATGAGGGCGAAACCTGGGTTCTGCGCAACTGGTCGGGAAGGCTCTTTACCTACCAAGACCCACCGCAAGCATGAAGGCGCTGCATCTCGGCTTCGTCTTCGATTGCCAGGAGGACTACCTGGCCCAGGGCTTCACCCCTGAGCAGGTGGCGGAGTTCGATCCCCGGGTCACCGTGGAGGGCATTGCCGCAGGCTTGCACGCTTGCGGCCATGAAGTGAGCTTGGTAGGAAACGGCCAAGCTTTGGCTCGGTCTCTTGCCCAAGGGCAGCGCTACGACTTGGTCTTCAACATTGCCGAAGGGCTGACCGGCTTTTCCCGGGAAGCGCAGGTGCCGGCGCTTTGCGAGCTTTACCGGCAAAAGTACACGTTTTCCGATCCCCTCACCTGCGCCCTCACCTTGCACAAAGCCATGGCCAAGCGGGTGGTGCGCGACGCGGGCTTGCCCACCGCCCCGTTTTTCGTGGTAGAAAGCCCGCAAGACCTGCGGGAAATCCCCTTTCCCGGGCCTTACTTTGCCAAACCGGTGGCAGAGGGAAGCTCCAAAGGCATTTCCGCCCGCTGCCAGGCGCAGGCCGCCAGCACGCTCCAGGAGGTGTGCCGGGAGCTGCTTGCAAGCTTCCAGCAACCGGTGCTGGTGGAGCGGTTCCTGCCCGGGAGGGAAGTCACCGTAGGGATCGTTGGCAACGGGGGCGGAGCCCGGGTGCTGGGGGTCATGGAGGTGGAGTTTACCGAGCGGGCCGAAACCCAGGCGTACACCGCGCTGAACAAGGAACAATACCGGGAAAGGGTCCGCTACCGCTTGCTTCAGGATGAGGAGCTCGCCCGCCAGGCCGGTGATCTGGCATTGGCGGTGTATCACCTTTTGGGTTGCCGGGATGCGGCGCGGTTGGACCTCCGCTGCGATGAAACCGGCACACCGCAGTTTCTAGAAGCCAACCCTCTTCCCGGCCTGGACCCCATCCGCTCGGACCTGCCCATCCTCGCCCGCCTGGCGGGCGTGGAGTACGTGGAGCTGCTTTCGGCCATCGTGGAGGCCGCGTGGACCCGTCGGTGGTAGTTGCCCATAACCCGGTGCCGGCCGGTGCCGATCCCGCCACCGCCGACGTTTTGGAACAAGTAGCGTTGGTCGCCGAAGCCCTCGAGGAGCTGGCCATTCCCTACGAGGTGCGCGAGGTTACCGATCCCACGGCGGTGGAGCCATTCCGGGGCAAGGTGGTGTTTAACCTTTTTGAGGCTGAAGCCGGGAAGTTTCAGCTCCCCCTGGTGTTTGCCCAAACGTTAGAAGCTTCAGGCATTCCCTTTACCGGCTCATGCCGTGACGTTTTAGCCCTCACCACCAACAAGGTGGCCACCCGCCAGCGGCTCGCCGAGTTTGGCGTTCCGGTGGCGCCAGGGGGCGTGGCGTTCCAAGACCTTGCTTCGGTGCCATCCCCGTGGCTCGTCAAGCCCGCCTGGGAGGACGCCTCGGTGGGTTTGGAGGGCAACCCGGTGTGTTTCACCAGAAAGGATTTAGAGCAAAGGGTGGCGCAGCTGACCCGGCGCTTTCCCGGTCAGGAGATCCTGGTGGAGCACTTCCTGCCAGGTCGGGAGTTCAACGTGTCGCTCTTGGCAGGCGGTAACACGCTGGAGGTGTTGCCGGTCGCCGAAATAGCGTTTGTGGACTTTCCCCCCGATGTGCCGCCCCTGGTGAGCTACGAAGCCAAATGGGAAGCGGGCTCCTTTGCCGACACCCACACTGTGCGGGTCTTCCCACCGGCCGAGGATCCTGTGGTTGCCACCGCGCGGGAGCTGGCCCTGCAGGCGGCCCTGGCTTGCGGGGTTTCCGGGTACGCCCGGGTGGATTTGCGGTGCAACGAAGAAGGCAGGCCTTGCGTGCTGGAGGTCAACGCCAACCCCTGCCTGGCCCCGGGGGCGGGCTTTCTGGCAGCTGCCGCCCAGGCTGGCCTGAACCCGCCTCAGGTGGTTTCCCGCATCCTGGCGGCCACGGGAGTGGTATGCGCCTGAGGCGCGAGCTTTTGCCCGCGGACCGTGAGGCTATCGCCTTGCTGCTTGCGGCCACCGGCTTTTTCAACCCGGAAGAAAGTGCTGTGGCGCTGGAACTGGTGGATGAGCGGCTGAGCCAGGGTCCCGAAAGCCACTACCGCTTCTTGGTGGCCGAAGAAGCTGGCCAAGTCTTGGGTTACGCCTGCTGGGGGCCCATCCCCGGCACCCGTTTTTCAGCGGACCTCTACTGGATTGCCGTGAACCCAAACGCCCAAGGCCACGGGGTGGGGCGAGCGCTTCTAGCTGCCATCGAAGCGTGGATGGCCGAACAGGGCCGCTTCCGCGTTTACGTGGAAACCTCCACCCGCCCCCAGTACGCCCCCACCCGGGCGTTTTACCTTGCCTGCGGCTACCAGCTGGCCGCCGAGCTCCCCGACTTTTACGCCCCCGGCGACGGCAAAGCGATTTTCTTGAAGCTCCTCACGGCACCGAACCCCTAGCGCCCTCCCAGGGCCTTAAGCCTTAGTCCCCGCGGCCAACCCTCAGGACGAAACCTCAATCCCCAGGGAAGCGCTGGCCTGCGTGAGCAGTTGGGGCTCCACCAAGCCCTGCTGAGCCAACTGCCAGAGGGCGGCGTAGGCCACGTGCTCGGCGTCCACCTGGAAGTAGCGGCGGAGGGCTTGCCGGGTGTCGGAAAGCCCGTAGCCATCGGTGCCCAGGGGCACCATGGGGCGCCCCACAAAGCGCGCCACCATGTCCGGCACCGCTGTGATGTAATCCGTCGCAGCCACGATAGGGCCGGGGTGGCCTTCCAGCGCTTGCGCGACGTAAGGGATGCGGGGCTGTTGGTCCGGGTGGAGACGGTTCCACCGCTCGCACTCCAGGGCCTCCTGCCGCAGCTGCTGGTAGCTGGTGACGCTCCACACCTCGGCCCCCACGCCAAACCTTTCGGCCAGGAGCTCTTGCGCCCTTAGCACCTCCCGCAGGATGGGGCCGGAGCCAAAGAGCTGCACCCGCACCGGGAGCCCTTCCGGTGCCGAAGGGAACAGGTACATGCCTTTGCGGATGCCTTCCTCCGCCCCGGCCGGCATGGGCGGCTGGGGGTAGTTTTCGTTGTAAAGCGTGAGGTAGTAAAAGCAGTCCTCCTGGCGGTGCACCATGGCTTCCAGGCCTTCCCGGATGATTACCGCCACTTCGTACGCAAAAGCCGGATCGTAGGCACGGACGTTGGGCATCACCGAAAAGAGCACGTGGGAGTGGCCGTCGCAGTGCTGGAGGCCTTCCCCCTGCAGGGTGGTGCGGCCGGCAGTGGCGCCCAGCAGGAAGCCCCGCCCCATGGCGTCGCCAAAAGCCCAAATGAGGTCCCCCACCCGCTGGAAGCCAAACATGGAGTAAAAGATGTAAAACGGCACCGTGGGCAAACCGTGGGTGGCGTAGGCGGTGCCGGCAGCAGTGGTGGAGGCCATGGCCCCCGCTTCGGTAATGCCCTCCTCCAGGATTTGGCCGTTCTTGGCTTCCCGGTAGGCCAGAAGCAAGTTGTGATCCACCGGCTCGTAAAGCTGCCCCTTGGGCGCGTAAATCTTCACCTCGGCAAACAGCGACTCCATGCCAAAGGTGCGGGCTTCATCCGGCACCACCGGCACCACGTACCTGCCGAACTCTTTGTGGCGCAGGAGGTTCCGCAGCAAGCGCACAAACGCCATGGTGGTGGATACCTCCCGCTCGGAGCCAGCGAAGAACTCGGAAAAGGCATCCTCCCCCGGCAGCTCGGGCACCAGTACCTGCACCCGGCGAGAAGGAAGCGGTCCACCCAGGGCAGCCCGCCGCTCCAGCAGGTACTGCACCTCGGGGGAGTTGGGGCCGGGGTGGAAGTACGGGGGGTCCTCGGATTCCAGAGCCGAATCGGGGATCTCCAAATGCAGCACGTCGCGAAAGGCCTTGAGCTGGGCCACGTTGAGCTTCTTCATCTGGTGGGTGGGGTTTTTCCCTTCAAACTCCTGGCCCAGCGTCCAGCCTTTGACGGTTTTCACCAAAATTGCCGTGGGTCGCCCGTGGGTTTCGGTGGCCAGCTTGTAGGCGGCGTAAAGCTTGTGGTAGTCATGGCCACCGAACTTCAAGTGCTTGATGTCGCGGTCGGAAAGGTGTTCCACCAGCTTCAGCAAACGAGGATCGGCGCCAAAGAAGTGCTGGCGCATAAAGGCGCCGCCTTCGGCGTGATAGCGCTGCCACCAGCCGTCCACGGTTTCGTTGAGGCGCTGCAACAAGAGCCCGTGCTCGTCCCGGCGCAGAAGCTCGTCCCACTCCCGGCCCAGGATGACCTTGATGACGTTCCAGCCCGACCCGCGGAACACCGCTTCCAGCTCCTGAATGATCTTGCCGTTCCCGCGCACCGGCCCGTCCAGGCGCTGCAGGTTGCAGTTCACCACGAAGATGAGGTTGTCCAGCTCCTCGTTGGCGGCTACGTGCAAAGCACCTAGGGCCTCCGGCTCATCGGCCTCCCCATCGCCCATGAAACACCAAACCCGTTGCTGGGAGGTGTCCTTCAAACCTCGGTGCAGCAGGTAGCGGTTAAAGCGGGCCTGGTAAATGGCGTTTAACGGCCCCAAGCCCATGGAAACGGTGGGGAACTCCCAAAAATCCGGCATGCGGCGGGGGTGCGGGTAGGATGACAGGCCGATACCGGTAGTTTCCCGGCGGAAGGCTTCCAGGTTTGCCTCGGTGAGCCGGCCCTCCAGGAACGCCCGGGCGTAAATCCCAGGGGCGGCATGGCCTTGAATGAAAACCTGGTCACCGCCACCCGGGTGGTTCTTTCCGCGGAAAAAGTGGTTGAAACCCACCTCGTAGAGCGCCGCAGCCGACGCATACGTGGAAAGGTGGCCGCCAATGCCCGGGTAGTGCTTGTTGGCCCGGGAAACCATGGCCATGGCGTTCCAGCGCACGATGCGCCGGATGCGCTTTTCCATGGCTTCGTCCCCGGGAAACTCCGGCTCCTGCTCGGGAGAAATGGTGTTGATGTACGGGGTTTGGATGGGCTCAATGCCAAGACCCAGCATGCGGGCACGCTTTAAGAGCTTGCGCAGGATAAAGGCGGCCCGCAGTGGGCCCTTGGCTTCGGCAAGCCAATCAAAGGCTTCAATCCACTCGGCGGTTTCCTGGGGATCCAGGTCCGCCAGTTGCTTTTTAAACTGCGTCTCGTACGCTTCGATCATCCCCCTACCTCCACAGCCAAGCCACCCGGCCTCACCAGGTAACGCAAGCACCCGGCTTTCTCTTCCGCCCCGTTAGAATAGCGCGATGTGTTCGCTTTTCTAAGGTGGGAAGAGATTCCGTGCTGAATTTTTCGTCGCTCCGCCGTGCTGGCAAAGCAGCGCCCGTTGTTGTGGCTTGGGTGCTCCTCGCAGCCAGCAGGGTCCTGGCCCGGCAGGGAACGCTTTGGGAGTGGGACGACTACGTTTTCCAGTTAGCGCTAGCGCACTTTGCGCCGCAAGCGCAGGTGCCTCATCCGCCCTTCTACCCAGGGTACGTTTACCTTGCCCGCACGGCCAAGCTGATCACCGCTGACGATGTGCTCGCCCTGACCTGGGTGAGCGTGGTTGCCAACATGGCTGCTCTCGTCTTTCTCTACCGCATCACGGTGGAGCTTCTGGGTTGCCCAAGGACTGCGCTTACGGCAGTGCTGATCTTTGCCTTTGCTCCTGCGGTGTGGCTGCACGCTGGCGTGCCGCTTTCAGACCCGGCAGGGTTGGCCTGGGCCCTTC includes:
- the aceE gene encoding pyruvate dehydrogenase (acetyl-transferring), homodimeric type, with product MIEAYETQFKKQLADLDPQETAEWIEAFDWLAEAKGPLRAAFILRKLLKRARMLGLGIEPIQTPYINTISPEQEPEFPGDEAMEKRIRRIVRWNAMAMVSRANKHYPGIGGHLSTYASAAALYEVGFNHFFRGKNHPGGGDQVFIQGHAAPGIYARAFLEGRLTEANLEAFRRETTGIGLSSYPHPRRMPDFWEFPTVSMGLGPLNAIYQARFNRYLLHRGLKDTSQQRVWCFMGDGEADEPEALGALHVAANEELDNLIFVVNCNLQRLDGPVRGNGKIIQELEAVFRGSGWNVIKVILGREWDELLRRDEHGLLLQRLNETVDGWWQRYHAEGGAFMRQHFFGADPRLLKLVEHLSDRDIKHLKFGGHDYHKLYAAYKLATETHGRPTAILVKTVKGWTLGQEFEGKNPTHQMKKLNVAQLKAFRDVLHLEIPDSALESEDPPYFHPGPNSPEVQYLLERRAALGGPLPSRRVQVLVPELPGEDAFSEFFAGSEREVSTTMAFVRLLRNLLRHKEFGRYVVPVVPDEARTFGMESLFAEVKIYAPKGQLYEPVDHNLLLAYREAKNGQILEEGITEAGAMASTTAAGTAYATHGLPTVPFYIFYSMFGFQRVGDLIWAFGDAMGRGFLLGATAGRTTLQGEGLQHCDGHSHVLFSVMPNVRAYDPAFAYEVAVIIREGLEAMVHRQEDCFYYLTLYNENYPQPPMPAGAEEGIRKGMYLFPSAPEGLPVRVQLFGSGPILREVLRAQELLAERFGVGAEVWSVTSYQQLRQEALECERWNRLHPDQQPRIPYVAQALEGHPGPIVAATDYITAVPDMVARFVGRPMVPLGTDGYGLSDTRQALRRYFQVDAEHVAYAALWQLAQQGLVEPQLLTQASASLGIEVSS
- a CDS encoding D-alanine--D-alanine ligase family protein codes for the protein MDPSVVVAHNPVPAGADPATADVLEQVALVAEALEELAIPYEVREVTDPTAVEPFRGKVVFNLFEAEAGKFQLPLVFAQTLEASGIPFTGSCRDVLALTTNKVATRQRLAEFGVPVAPGGVAFQDLASVPSPWLVKPAWEDASVGLEGNPVCFTRKDLEQRVAQLTRRFPGQEILVEHFLPGREFNVSLLAGGNTLEVLPVAEIAFVDFPPDVPPLVSYEAKWEAGSFADTHTVRVFPPAEDPVVATARELALQAALACGVSGYARVDLRCNEEGRPCVLEVNANPCLAPGAGFLAAAAQAGLNPPQVVSRILAATGVVCA
- a CDS encoding GNAT family N-acetyltransferase, which produces MRLRRELLPADREAIALLLAATGFFNPEESAVALELVDERLSQGPESHYRFLVAEEAGQVLGYACWGPIPGTRFSADLYWIAVNPNAQGHGVGRALLAAIEAWMAEQGRFRVYVETSTRPQYAPTRAFYLACGYQLAAELPDFYAPGDGKAIFLKLLTAPNP